Proteins from one Deinococcus actinosclerus genomic window:
- a CDS encoding YchJ family protein: protein MPLAYPPFKSCPCGSGRSYGHCCGPLHAGQAAATPEALMRSRYAAYALGDSAYVQRTWHPDTRPATLDLRDGTRYLGLRIHGAQGNEVTFTAQLRLPDGERYALRERSRFTQLDGRWVYVDGETPEA, encoded by the coding sequence ATGCCCCTCGCGTACCCACCGTTCAAGTCGTGTCCCTGCGGTTCCGGGCGCAGTTACGGGCACTGCTGCGGCCCGCTGCACGCCGGTCAGGCGGCCGCCACCCCGGAGGCCCTGATGCGCTCGCGGTACGCGGCCTACGCGCTGGGGGACAGCGCCTACGTGCAGCGCACCTGGCACCCGGACACCCGCCCGGCCACGCTGGACCTGCGCGACGGGACCCGGTACCTGGGCCTGCGGATTCACGGGGCGCAGGGAAACGAGGTGACCTTCACCGCGCAGCTGCGCCTGCCGGACGGCGAGCGCTACGCCCTGCGCGAACGCAGCCGCTTCACGCAGCTGGATGGCCGCTGGGTCTACGTGGACGGCGAGACCCCCGAAGCGTGA